A genomic window from Gossypium hirsutum isolate 1008001.06 chromosome D10, Gossypium_hirsutum_v2.1, whole genome shotgun sequence includes:
- the LOC107915201 gene encoding uncharacterized protein has protein sequence MGYMAAAQRFLKVMAMVWAGSQVTKLVRAGGALALAPFVDRGLSWFTLKFKFESQGKASMVIVGFCFGLALTLFLVVTVLWA, from the exons ATGGGTTATATGGCAGCTGCTCAGAG ATTTCTCAAGGTTATGGCCATGGTTTGGGCAGGAAGCCAAGTGACTAAGCTTGTTAGAGCTGGCGG GGCCCTTGCTCTTGCCCCATTTGTAGACAGAGGATTGTCGTGGTTCACTCTCAAATTTAAGTTTGAATCTCAGGGAAAG GCTTCCATGGTGATTGTAGGATTTTGTTTTGGGCTGGCTTTGACGCTGTTTTTGGTTGTGACAGTGCTTTGGGCATAG